The Cylindrospermopsis curvispora GIHE-G1 genome contains a region encoding:
- a CDS encoding DUF29 domain-containing protein, translating to MLYHQDFYTWALQQAQLLREKKFQQVDWDHIIEEIEDLARSEYRALVSAIEQLSLHLLKWQFQPNHRSPSWKMSIDKQRIQLERLLEDNPGLRQQLDETWCLP from the coding sequence ATGCTGTACCATCAAGACTTTTACACATGGGCATTACAACAAGCTCAATTACTACGGGAGAAAAAATTTCAGCAGGTTGACTGGGATCATATTATTGAGGAAATTGAAGATTTGGCAAGGAGTGAATATAGAGCCCTTGTATCAGCTATAGAGCAGTTATCATTGCATCTGCTCAAATGGCAGTTTCAACCCAATCACCGTTCCCCTAGCTGGAAAATGTCCATTGATAAACAGCGTATTCAGTTAGAGCGTTTATTGGAGGATAATCCTGGGTTAAGACAGCAGCTGGATGAAACCTGGTGTTTGCCATAA
- a CDS encoding GumC family protein produces MVEPVIATGVYMPINQEETDVIDLQIYWLILKRRWLVILLVIASVLGAAISYTYSQKPVYQAKGKLLFEKKDGVSSLTSLATSVGELGGLGNNSNPIDTEAEVIRSHPLITKTINQLGIKNTKGEPIDIDRFLKQLKLQTIRGTDVMELSYNSTNPQEAADTVNTLMKYYLDNNILINRSEATAARKFLSQELPRIEKQVIKAELELRRFKEINRVVALDAEAKVGIETLGRIDEVITQAQGQLAAASTRSLALQNELQLTTQQAVALSNISQIPGVQQVLTEYQKTQQELAIAETTYTSDNPKVVNLQLKEQALKKQLQERVSQTLGNAEVLQQSNLQIGELKQGLTQDLVRSEVERLALANQVKALQSVFIINKRRLDSLPRLEQQQLQLQRQLQVAQGTYQQLLKQLQEVQVLENQNVGNARVISSALVPEIPISPRTALNIGIGALVGVVLGVGTALLLETLDKSVKNIEELNRILDLPMLGTIPQYENTKRQKNAGGEESQRELPILDNPYSPVSTSIEMLQTNLGFATDKELRVILLTSSSPGEGKSFVSANLALAASHLGKRVLIVDGDLRRPRQHKVWGLPNFVGLSNVLVAQTQLENCLQDVSSVHVLTAGKVPPNPVKLLDSQSMASLIAAARRDYDFVIIDTPPLTAVADALIVGKLVDGVLLVVRPGQVESSAVKASNSLLAQSKVPVLGMVVNGVSEDSGYGGYYYYRGYYGDLKDKREGDSLAIKR; encoded by the coding sequence ATGGTAGAACCTGTTATTGCGACTGGAGTTTATATGCCCATTAACCAAGAGGAAACAGATGTAATTGATTTACAGATATATTGGCTAATACTTAAACGGCGCTGGCTAGTAATATTACTTGTTATAGCTTCAGTGTTGGGGGCTGCCATTTCCTACACTTACTCCCAGAAACCAGTTTACCAAGCCAAGGGAAAACTGCTGTTTGAGAAAAAAGATGGAGTTTCTTCCCTAACAAGTTTAGCCACAAGTGTGGGAGAACTAGGAGGACTTGGGAATAATAGTAACCCTATAGACACAGAAGCGGAAGTGATTCGTTCCCATCCTCTGATTACAAAGACTATTAATCAACTAGGGATAAAAAATACCAAAGGTGAACCCATAGACATTGACCGGTTTCTGAAACAACTGAAACTGCAAACAATTCGGGGTACGGACGTAATGGAGCTTTCTTATAATAGTACAAACCCCCAGGAAGCAGCGGATACAGTCAACACCCTAATGAAATATTACCTAGATAATAATATTCTCATCAATCGTTCAGAAGCAACAGCAGCAAGGAAATTCTTATCTCAGGAATTACCAAGGATAGAAAAACAAGTTATTAAAGCAGAACTGGAATTACGTCGGTTTAAAGAAATTAATAGAGTAGTAGCCCTAGATGCGGAAGCTAAAGTAGGTATAGAAACCCTGGGTAGGATAGATGAGGTAATTACCCAAGCCCAAGGTCAATTGGCAGCAGCTTCTACTAGATCATTAGCACTACAAAATGAGTTACAACTGACTACCCAGCAAGCAGTCGCTCTCAGTAACATCAGTCAAATTCCAGGAGTGCAGCAGGTGCTGACAGAATATCAGAAGACCCAGCAGGAGTTGGCTATAGCTGAAACAACCTATACCAGTGACAACCCCAAGGTGGTCAATTTGCAGCTCAAGGAACAGGCCCTGAAAAAGCAATTGCAAGAGAGAGTATCCCAAACCCTAGGTAATGCGGAAGTTTTACAACAGAGTAACTTGCAAATAGGAGAGTTAAAACAAGGACTAACTCAAGATTTGGTGAGATCGGAAGTAGAAAGACTAGCACTAGCTAATCAGGTTAAAGCTTTACAGAGTGTATTTATCATTAACAAAAGACGTTTAGACAGCTTACCTCGATTGGAGCAGCAACAACTGCAACTACAAAGACAATTACAGGTAGCACAAGGTACTTATCAACAATTATTAAAACAATTACAAGAAGTTCAGGTACTGGAGAATCAAAATGTTGGTAATGCCAGGGTCATATCCAGCGCCTTGGTACCTGAAATACCAATCTCTCCCAGAACAGCACTCAACATTGGTATTGGGGCGCTTGTGGGTGTGGTTTTGGGTGTGGGAACAGCACTACTATTAGAAACCTTGGATAAATCCGTCAAGAATATTGAGGAGTTAAATCGAATACTAGATTTACCCATGTTGGGAACCATTCCCCAGTACGAGAACACTAAAAGACAGAAAAATGCAGGGGGGGAAGAAAGTCAAAGAGAGCTACCGATTCTTGATAATCCCTATTCACCTGTTAGCACATCCATTGAAATGTTGCAAACTAATCTGGGCTTTGCTACGGATAAAGAATTGCGGGTCATTTTACTCACCAGTTCCTCTCCTGGTGAAGGTAAGTCCTTTGTATCAGCCAATTTAGCCCTAGCAGCATCCCATCTAGGCAAAAGAGTCTTGATAGTAGATGGGGATCTACGTCGTCCCCGTCAACATAAAGTGTGGGGACTGCCCAACTTTGTGGGACTTAGTAACGTGCTAGTTGCCCAAACACAACTGGAAAATTGCTTACAGGATGTATCCTCGGTGCATGTTTTAACAGCTGGTAAGGTTCCGCCCAATCCAGTTAAGCTATTAGATTCCCAATCCATGGCCAGTTTAATCGCAGCAGCTCGCCGGGACTACGACTTTGTGATTATTGACACACCACCCCTAACTGCTGTAGCTGATGCACTGATTGTGGGCAAGTTGGTAGATGGGGTGTTGTTAGTTGTCCGCCCTGGTCAGGTAGAATCTTCAGCTGTGAAAGCATCCAATTCGTTACTGGCCCAGTCCAAAGTGCCAGTTTTAGGTATGGTGGTCAATGGTGTCAGTGAAGATAGCGGATATGGAGGATATTATTATTATAGAGGTTATTATGGTGATTTAAAAGACAAACGGGAGGGTGACTCACTGGCTATAAAAAGATAA
- a CDS encoding RNA-binding domain-containing protein, with protein sequence MSISRFLDLIKLGENSRVEFKSGGFRNESLAKEIVAFANMRGGTIFVGVEDNGEISGVENYQELMERIIQICRNNIQPPLIPELISIPHQDKYIVVIEIEKGICKPYKVKSLNRYYIRAGTVAIEPTQEELVRLLQDGGQFHFEISSLPGTGIIDLEPLRLGYYCQKMRDLSAEENNPRTWYNLQIIDEQERLTIGGSLFFSRQVARILPQAGIELNAFSGNDITSPIIDSLTLTETIPEAIEVSESFVRRNSRHLPIFNPEETRRHDLPDYQPFVIRELLVNAFAHRDWSIFGQRIRLSLFGDRLEIFSPGSLPNTLSLERALAGISYYRNPLIAQMLKDYGLMDRLGRGLFKIIKFYRSQNLLLPTFESTNTFFKTTIYKT encoded by the coding sequence ATGTCTATTAGTAGGTTTTTAGACCTAATTAAACTGGGAGAAAATTCCCGGGTAGAGTTTAAATCTGGTGGCTTTCGCAATGAAAGTTTAGCCAAAGAAATTGTGGCATTTGCTAATATGAGAGGGGGGACAATATTCGTGGGGGTGGAAGATAACGGCGAAATTTCAGGAGTAGAAAATTACCAGGAATTGATGGAGAGAATCATTCAAATTTGCCGCAATAACATTCAACCACCATTAATTCCCGAACTGATATCAATTCCTCATCAGGATAAATATATTGTGGTTATAGAAATTGAAAAGGGTATCTGCAAACCTTATAAGGTAAAATCCCTAAATCGCTATTATATTAGAGCGGGTACGGTGGCCATTGAGCCAACTCAAGAAGAATTGGTCAGATTATTACAAGATGGTGGACAATTTCACTTTGAGATTTCCTCCTTACCCGGAACGGGAATAATAGATCTAGAACCATTAAGACTGGGTTACTATTGTCAAAAAATGAGAGATTTATCAGCAGAAGAGAACAACCCACGTACCTGGTATAACCTACAAATAATCGATGAACAAGAAAGATTGACCATTGGGGGAAGTCTTTTTTTTTCCAGACAAGTAGCCAGAATATTACCACAAGCAGGAATTGAATTAAATGCCTTTAGTGGTAATGATATTACCTCTCCTATAATTGATAGTTTAACCTTAACCGAAACCATCCCTGAAGCTATAGAAGTTAGTGAATCCTTTGTCAGAAGAAATTCTCGTCATCTTCCTATTTTTAACCCAGAAGAAACCCGTCGTCATGACCTACCTGATTATCAACCATTTGTCATTAGAGAATTACTAGTTAATGCTTTTGCCCACCGAGACTGGTCTATTTTCGGTCAACGTATTCGTCTGTCTTTATTTGGCGATCGCCTGGAAATATTTTCCCCTGGTAGTTTACCTAACACCCTGAGCTTAGAGAGAGCTTTAGCTGGAATTTCCTATTATCGCAATCCTCTGATTGCCCAAATGCTCAAAGATTATGGTCTAATGGATAGATTGGGGAGAGGACTATTTAAAATCATCAAATTTTATCGTTCTCAAAACCTTCTCCTCCCTACCTTTGAAAGTACCAACACATTTTTTAAAACAACTATCTATAAAACATAG
- a CDS encoding Rqc2 family fibronectin-binding protein: MQPLDFTTLTAICSHLRTNWLPARTEQVYQRDRYTISLALRTMKKRDWLDISWHPQATRICIGEPPPRVIDTFTFSHQLIHQLGGLALVGMEFIAPWERVIDLKFARRPGEAPLYHLYVEIMGKYSNVILTDAKNEIITAAHQVSQQKSSVRPIQTGQPYEIPPKLTGNIPNLKETEARWQERVSLVPGSIKKQILKSYSGVSAALLDSLLLVAHISPETSTTSLTNQDWSTLFARWQEWLRRLEEGDFKPAWTKQGYTVVGWGEIQSVDNIQELINQYYTQQLNRQGFYQLRHQLTQKLQNILGKLNNKAKAFRDRLEQSEDADKYKRQADLLMAHLHQWQPGMTEIILPDFETDQPQRIVLEADKNAVQNAQRFYKQHQKLKRARNAVYPLLLEVNREIEYLEQVEATTNQIDNYQTKEDLEAIEEIRDELIEQKYLEELEYRRPSQSETVSHNFHHYRTPSGLEILIGRNNHQNDYLTFRVAGDYDLWFHAQEIPGSHVLLRLPPGTVPEEADLKYTANIAAYFSRARHSEQVPVVYTRPNRVYKPKGAKPGLVIYKQEKIIWGNPGKISQVINHLQQGV; encoded by the coding sequence TTGCAACCCCTCGACTTCACTACCCTCACCGCAATCTGTAGCCACCTCCGAACTAACTGGCTACCAGCTCGTACAGAACAGGTCTACCAGCGCGATCGCTACACCATATCTCTAGCCCTGCGGACCATGAAAAAGCGGGACTGGCTAGACATATCATGGCATCCGCAAGCTACGCGTATTTGCATCGGCGAACCACCGCCACGTGTTATAGATACTTTTACCTTTAGTCACCAGCTTATACATCAGTTAGGGGGGTTAGCATTAGTAGGTATGGAATTTATCGCCCCTTGGGAAAGGGTAATAGACCTAAAATTTGCCCGTCGTCCAGGAGAAGCTCCCCTTTATCATCTGTATGTGGAAATTATGGGTAAGTACAGTAATGTCATTCTTACAGATGCTAAAAATGAAATCATTACTGCTGCTCATCAGGTGAGTCAACAAAAATCTAGTGTTCGTCCTATTCAAACCGGTCAACCCTACGAAATTCCGCCCAAACTTACGGGGAATATACCAAATTTAAAGGAAACTGAAGCCAGATGGCAAGAAAGGGTAAGTTTAGTCCCAGGGAGTATTAAAAAGCAAATATTGAAGAGTTATAGTGGGGTTAGTGCTGCATTATTGGATTCTCTGTTATTAGTAGCCCACATATCTCCTGAAACCAGCACTACCAGTTTAACTAATCAAGACTGGTCCACACTATTTGCTAGATGGCAAGAGTGGTTACGGAGACTAGAGGAGGGTGATTTTAAACCGGCGTGGACAAAACAAGGTTATACTGTTGTGGGATGGGGTGAAATCCAATCAGTTGACAACATTCAAGAATTAATTAATCAGTATTATACGCAGCAACTTAATCGACAAGGGTTTTATCAGCTGCGCCATCAATTGACCCAGAAACTGCAAAATATTCTTGGTAAGTTAAATAATAAAGCCAAAGCGTTTAGGGATAGGTTAGAACAGTCAGAGGATGCGGATAAGTACAAACGGCAAGCGGATTTGTTAATGGCGCACTTGCATCAATGGCAACCAGGTATGACAGAAATTATCCTTCCGGACTTTGAGACAGATCAACCCCAGAGAATTGTCCTGGAAGCGGACAAAAATGCTGTGCAAAATGCCCAACGGTTTTATAAACAACATCAGAAATTGAAACGCGCCCGAAATGCAGTATATCCTTTACTATTAGAAGTAAATAGAGAGATAGAGTATCTAGAGCAAGTAGAAGCTACTACTAATCAAATAGATAATTATCAAACAAAAGAAGATTTAGAAGCAATAGAAGAAATTAGAGACGAACTAATAGAACAAAAGTACTTAGAGGAATTAGAATATCGTCGTCCCAGTCAGAGTGAAACAGTCAGCCATAATTTTCACCATTATCGCACCCCCAGTGGGTTAGAAATTTTAATTGGTCGTAATAATCATCAGAATGATTATTTAACATTTAGAGTAGCAGGGGATTATGACCTGTGGTTTCACGCGCAGGAAATACCCGGAAGTCATGTTTTATTGAGATTGCCACCTGGCACAGTTCCTGAAGAAGCGGATTTAAAATATACAGCCAACATAGCAGCCTATTTTAGTCGCGCTCGTCATAGCGAACAGGTTCCCGTAGTGTATACTCGACCCAATAGAGTATATAAACCCAAAGGTGCCAAGCCAGGACTAGTAATTTACAAGCAAGAGAAAATTATATGGGGTAACCCAGGGAAAATTAGTCAGGTAATTAATCACTTGCAGCAGGGAGTATAG
- a CDS encoding ferredoxin thioredoxin reductase catalytic beta subunit has product MTNPEVNTKSSDKSLEAMRHFSEQYAKRTGTYFCSEPSVTAVVIEGLAKHKDDLGAPLCPCRHYEDKQAEVSAAYWNCPCVPMRERKECHCMLFLTPDNEFAGKNLQEISMATIKEVRDSMG; this is encoded by the coding sequence ATGACCAACCCAGAAGTTAACACAAAATCCAGTGATAAAAGCTTAGAAGCAATGCGGCACTTTTCAGAACAGTACGCCAAACGGACTGGAACGTACTTTTGTTCAGAACCATCCGTGACAGCAGTGGTCATTGAAGGTTTAGCCAAGCACAAAGATGATTTAGGTGCACCATTGTGTCCTTGTCGTCATTATGAAGACAAACAAGCGGAAGTTAGCGCTGCCTATTGGAATTGTCCTTGTGTACCAATGCGGGAGCGCAAAGAATGCCACTGTATGCTTTTCTTGACTCCTGACAACGAATTTGCCGGGAAAAACTTACAAGAAATTTCCATGGCAACCATTAAAGAAGTACGAGACAGTATGGGATAA
- a CDS encoding DUF309 domain-containing protein: protein MNGNQPEEFWLGVEQFNAGQFYACHDTLEALWIEATEPEKTLYQGILQIAVALYHLENGNLRGAMILLGEGTNRLRRFPDDNDYGINLRQLLIDSVNFLRAIQQGKPEEVSTMTLPKIVRSNPLDTDSKVSKTP from the coding sequence ATGAATGGAAATCAACCAGAAGAATTTTGGTTAGGTGTAGAACAGTTCAATGCTGGACAGTTCTACGCTTGTCATGATACCCTGGAAGCACTGTGGATAGAAGCAACAGAACCAGAAAAAACCTTGTATCAGGGAATTTTGCAAATTGCCGTGGCCTTGTATCATCTGGAAAATGGCAACTTGCGAGGAGCAATGATCCTTTTGGGTGAGGGTACGAATCGTTTACGTCGGTTTCCTGATGATAACGATTATGGGATTAATTTGCGGCAACTTTTAATTGATAGTGTGAACTTTTTAAGAGCCATTCAGCAGGGAAAACCAGAAGAAGTTTCAACGATGACTTTGCCTAAGATTGTCAGGTCAAATCCCCTGGATACTGATTCCAAAGTTAGCAAAACTCCATAG
- a CDS encoding LptA/OstA family protein, translating into MLKSQMHRLGLAIMLPVTIIMVTLTGKLSTAQSSGGNRPLTIRADIQEYDAKSQVITARGNVQMLYPARRIQATAAQAQYFSKERRIDFSGNVYILQQGNNSIRAEKVTYLIDEGRFIALPQSNRQVESIYMIEDDDLSQPTSRPIPKQGSKTRSPL; encoded by the coding sequence ATGCTCAAATCACAAATGCACCGTCTGGGATTGGCTATAATGCTCCCTGTAACTATCATTATGGTTACCCTAACTGGTAAGCTATCCACGGCCCAATCTTCCGGGGGAAATCGCCCATTGACCATCCGTGCTGACATTCAAGAATATGATGCTAAAAGTCAAGTGATTACTGCCCGTGGTAATGTGCAGATGCTTTATCCTGCTCGTCGAATTCAAGCAACTGCTGCACAAGCCCAATATTTTAGCAAGGAACGTCGGATAGACTTTAGCGGTAATGTATATATTTTGCAGCAAGGTAATAATAGCATCAGAGCTGAAAAGGTTACTTATCTCATTGATGAGGGACGATTTATCGCCCTACCCCAATCTAACCGTCAGGTGGAATCAATTTATATGATAGAGGATGATGATTTGAGTCAACCAACTAGCAGACCAATTCCTAAGCAAGGTTCTAAAACTCGGTCTCCCCTCTAG
- the lptB gene encoding LPS export ABC transporter ATP-binding protein, with product MKIFLENIHKSYSKRVIVNRVSLSVSQGEIVGLLGPNGAGKTTTFYIATGLEKPDQGKVWLDELDITSMAMHKRARLGLGYLAQEASIFRQLSVKENILLVLEQTNVPRREWSSRLRELLTEFRLQKVVNSKGIQLSGGERRRTELARALAAGREGPKFLFLDEPFAGVDPIAVAEIQQIVARLRERGMGILITDHNVRETLAITDRAYIMREGQILAFGIADELYNNPLVRQYYLGNHFLL from the coding sequence GTGAAAATCTTTCTGGAAAATATTCACAAGTCTTACAGTAAAAGAGTAATTGTCAATCGTGTTAGTCTTTCTGTATCTCAAGGTGAAATAGTTGGTTTGTTAGGACCCAATGGTGCTGGCAAAACAACGACGTTTTACATTGCTACAGGTTTAGAAAAACCAGATCAGGGCAAGGTATGGTTAGATGAACTAGATATTACTTCCATGGCTATGCACAAGAGGGCTAGATTGGGTCTTGGCTATCTCGCACAGGAAGCGAGCATTTTTCGTCAACTATCTGTAAAAGAAAATATACTTTTAGTCCTGGAGCAAACTAATGTGCCAAGACGAGAATGGTCTAGTAGACTACGAGAACTATTAACAGAATTTCGCCTGCAAAAAGTTGTTAATAGTAAGGGTATTCAACTTTCTGGAGGTGAACGACGACGCACAGAGTTAGCTAGAGCTTTAGCAGCAGGTAGGGAGGGTCCGAAATTTCTGTTTTTGGACGAACCCTTTGCTGGGGTTGACCCCATCGCGGTGGCCGAAATTCAGCAAATTGTTGCCCGATTAAGAGAGCGTGGTATGGGTATTTTAATCACTGATCACAATGTTAGAGAAACCTTGGCCATTACTGACAGAGCTTATATCATGCGGGAAGGACAAATCTTAGCCTTTGGCATTGCTGATGAACTATACAATAATCCTCTTGTTCGTCAATACTATTTAGGAAATCACTTTCTCCTTTAG
- a CDS encoding LptF/LptG family permease, producing the protein MDRYLAMQLLPIFLFGVGAFTSVVLAIDSLFELLRKVVESGLPINIALKVFVLKLPYVMVYSFPMSTLLATLMTYSKLSSDSELIALRGCGVSVYRMVLTAVLLSGLVTGMTYIFNEYISPAANYEATTTLERALKSDQPSFKQQNIYYPEYREEKTKDGGTSRLLARLFYADEFDGKKMKGLTIIDRSQAGVNQIVVSESAQWNAYKQVWDFYNGTIYLVAPDRSYRNILRFEHQQLQLPNTPLIVAKNSRDYEEMNIAQSLQQLEIEKLAGNPQRIKKLEVRIQQKIAFPFICIIFGLVGSAMGTIPQRTGRGRSFGVSIIVIFIYYLLLSVCGALAQAEILSPFVGAWLPNLCGLGMGILILMQFSQK; encoded by the coding sequence ATGGATCGCTACTTAGCGATGCAGTTACTACCCATCTTTCTATTTGGTGTTGGTGCTTTTACCTCTGTAGTCTTAGCCATTGACAGTTTATTTGAGTTGTTGCGCAAAGTAGTAGAATCCGGACTACCAATTAACATTGCATTAAAAGTGTTTGTGCTGAAATTGCCCTACGTCATGGTTTATTCCTTTCCCATGTCCACTTTACTAGCAACTTTAATGACTTATAGTAAGTTATCCAGTGACAGTGAACTGATAGCTTTAAGAGGATGTGGTGTAAGCGTTTATCGAATGGTACTAACAGCAGTTTTGCTAAGTGGTTTAGTTACTGGAATGACCTATATATTTAATGAATATATTTCCCCTGCAGCCAATTATGAAGCTACTACTACCCTAGAAAGGGCATTAAAATCAGATCAACCATCATTTAAACAACAGAATATTTATTATCCAGAATATAGAGAAGAAAAAACAAAAGATGGTGGTACTAGTAGACTATTGGCTCGCTTATTTTATGCTGATGAATTTGATGGTAAAAAAATGAAGGGATTGACAATTATTGATCGCTCTCAAGCGGGAGTAAATCAAATTGTTGTATCTGAATCTGCCCAATGGAATGCATATAAACAAGTTTGGGACTTTTATAATGGCACCATTTATTTAGTTGCTCCTGATCGTTCCTATCGAAATATTTTGCGTTTTGAACATCAGCAATTACAATTGCCCAACACACCCTTAATTGTGGCTAAAAATAGTCGAGACTATGAAGAAATGAACATTGCCCAATCATTACAACAACTGGAAATAGAAAAGTTAGCAGGTAATCCCCAAAGAATTAAAAAATTGGAGGTAAGAATTCAACAAAAAATAGCCTTCCCCTTTATTTGTATAATTTTCGGTTTAGTTGGTTCAGCTATGGGAACCATCCCCCAACGCACTGGTAGGGGAAGAAGTTTTGGTGTCAGCATTATAGTCATTTTTATTTATTATTTATTACTGTCTGTTTGTGGAGCTTTAGCACAAGCGGAAATTTTATCTCCCTTTGTCGGTGCATGGTTACCTAATCTGTGTGGGTTAGGAATGGGAATTTTAATTCTTATGCAATTTTCCCAAAAGTAA